One Mustela nigripes isolate SB6536 chromosome 5, MUSNIG.SB6536, whole genome shotgun sequence DNA segment encodes these proteins:
- the LOC132017201 gene encoding LOW QUALITY PROTEIN: HLA class II histocompatibility antigen, DP alpha 1 chain (The sequence of the model RefSeq protein was modified relative to this genomic sequence to represent the inferred CDS: deleted 2 bases in 1 codon), producing the protein MILGAIALAALLSPHGTGAIRGVHMSVYAEFVQTHRPSGEYMFEFDGDEQFYVDLDKKETVWHLPDFIHAFDFDAWRGIADIVMAKKNLNSLIQRSNHTRATNEPPEVTVFPKEPVELGQPNTLICHVDKFFPPVLNVTWLRNGQMVTEGIAETIFLPSTEFRFHKFHYLTFLPTAEDVYDCKVEHWGLDQPLLQHWEAQELIQVPETKETVVCVLGLVVGMAGIITGIIVLKTRQPDHPWVQGLL; encoded by the exons atgatcctgggagcCATCGCCCTGGCTGCCCTGCTGAGCCCCCATGGAACTGGAGCCATCAGGG GGGTCCATATGTCAGTGTATGCTGAGTTCGTCCAGACACACAGACCCTCTGGGGAGTACATGTTTGAGTTTGATGGGGATGAGCAGTTCTATGTGGACCTGGATAAGAAGGAGACTGTCTGGCATCTCCCAGATTTTATTCATGCCTTTGACTTTGATGCTTGGAGGGGTATTGCTGACATTGTCATGGCAAAGAAGAACTTGAACAGCCTGATCCAACGGTCCAACCACACCAGGGCCACAAATG AGCCACCTGAGGTGACCGTGTTTCCCAAGGAGCCTGTGGAGCTGGGACAACCAAATACTCTCATCTGTCATGTGGACAAGTTCTTCCCACCTGTGCTCAATGTCACATGGCTGCGCAATGGGCAGATGGTCACTGAAGGTATAGCTGAGACCATCTTCCTGCCCAGCACAGAATTTAGATTCCACAAGTTCCACTACTTAACCTTCCTTCCCACGGCTGAAGATGTCTATGACTGCAAGGTGGAGCACTGGGGCCTGGACCAGCCGCTCCTTCAGCACTGGG AGGCCCAGGAGCTGATCCAGGTGCCCGAGACGAAGGAGACTGTGGTCTGTGTCCTGGGTCTGGTGGTAGGCATGGCGGGCATCATCACTGGCATCATTGTCCTGAAGACCAGGCAGCCTGAC CATCCCTGGGTGCAGGGGCTCCTGTGA